Proteins from one Coffea arabica cultivar ET-39 chromosome 8c, Coffea Arabica ET-39 HiFi, whole genome shotgun sequence genomic window:
- the LOC113706382 gene encoding uncharacterized protein: MMNSTFLNSPCNAGPIKFDCVGITFTPAGLADCSFSCLRPSSSVRLRRRSYKIRASDAEYETAVVAGNMPEATQDERGIMCEPCGGRGWLVCDFCKGQKTNVNTENRRIYRRCPSCRAVGYILCSKCKVFKCVTFPDASDGVDLVL, translated from the exons ATGATGAATTCAACATTTTTGAATTCGCCTTGCAATGCTGGACCGATCAAGTTTGACTGTGTCGGTATCACATTCACTCCAGCTGGCTTAGCGGACTGCAGTTTCTCCTGTTTAAGGCCATCTTCATCAGTTAGACTAAGACGTCGAAGCTATAAAATCAGAGCAAGTGATGCAGAATATGAAACTGCTGTTGTGGCAGGAAACATGCCCGAGGCAACCCAG GATGAGAGGGGAATTATGTGTGAACCTTGCGGGGGCAGAGGATGGTTAGTTTGTGATTTCTGTAAAGGACAGAAGACTAATGTCAACACGGAAAATAGGAGGATATACCGGCGATGTCCATCTTGTAGAGCT GTTGGATACATCCTCTGTTCAAAATGCAAAGTTTTCAAGTGTGTCACATTTCCAGATGCTAGTGATGGTGTGGATCTAGTTCTGTGA